In Labilibaculum sp. DW002, the genomic window TTAAGCTGTACAACTGTCCATTTTTATGAAATTTCTTTGCAAAACCACTCCTCATATCCTCGACGTACATAATTTCATCGCTTATTGCACCAGAAGAATAGTATATTCGGGTAAGGCCATGACGAACGCCATTTTTAAAAGTTATTTCTGCCGAAAGACGATTTTGATCATCGTATTGCTTTACCACACCATTCTCCACAAAAGAATCATCGGAACTCACCTGCTTTCCATCCTTTTGCTCGCATGCAAAAAGAAAGACAATCAATATGAGATGAATATATTTTTTCATTTAAAGGTGTATCTAAAGAATTGATTATAACAGAACAATTAATTGCACAACAAAGATTTGGTCTTCCTTAAAAATAGCGTAAAGGACTGTAAGATGAAAATTATTCATCTATTAAATAAAGTTAATTAAGAGGAATAGAAATTTTCATTGGATTTTGATGTTCAAGAATATCCTGACTACATCATTTTTTTACGTTTTAGTAAATAAGCTTGGAGCACACGACTAAAATCTTCACGGATATCAGCCTCAGCATAATCTATTGAGAATTGTCCACATAACAATTCGAGTTCCGTAAAAAATTCTTCTTGCTTTTTGCGATACAGATCACGTATTTCGGATGGGTTTAATTTTATGCTTTCCCCAGTCTCCAAATCGATAAACTGACTAGGTCTATTTGCAAAATCAAATTCATTTTCGAATTGCTTGTCGCGGATGGAGAAAAGTAAAACCTCATGCTTATTAAAACGCAAGTGTTGTAAGGATTCGAGTATTTCTTTAGGGGATTCCTCTCCAATAAAATCAGAAAAAATAATCACCAATGATCGTTTGTGAAGGCCTTCGGCTAATTGGTGCAGCGTATCGGAAATTTTGGTTTGTCGATTCTTTCCTATTTCCTCCTGATGATAGACTTTGTTTAATGTAGCATACATTAATTGAGCATGCGAGGTAGATAATTTTGCTGGTGTGAGCAGCTCTATTTCATCTGAAAAAGTTGATAAACCAACGGCATCGCGTTGATTACGCAAGAGATGAATCATAGCCGCTGAACAAAGCACAGAAAAGGCCATTTTAGAGAGCTTCTTATCCTGATAAGGGAAAAGCATGGATGATGAGGTATCGATCACCATATGAGCTCTAAGGTTTGTTTCTTCTTCATATTGTTTCACAAACAACTTATCGCTACGAGCATATAATTTCCAATCTACATGTTTGGTTGATTCACCTTTATTATACAAGCGATGTTCAGCAAATTCAACAGAAAAACCATGATACGGACTTCGGTGCAAACCAAGAAGAAAACCTTCAACAATTTGCTTGGCCATTAGCTCCAGATTATCAAAAGCTTCAAATTCTATTAAATCAGATAATTGCTTCAAAAGAGTCTATTCTAAAAGGAAAAAAAAGGGCATAGAAAATAGATCTCCATGCCCTAAAATATTTTTGTGATTTCAGCTTACAATAAAGCGTCAATCTTTTCAGCAAGACTTGATTTTGGAACTGCTCCAACTTGCTTGTCAACAACTTCTCCACCTTTTAAGAAAATAATGGTAGGAATGTTACGGATACCAAATTTAGCAGCAGTTGCAGGACTTGCATCAACATCAACTTTAGTAACTACAAATTTACCGTCGAAATCATCAGCTAACTCGTCTACGATTGGTCCAACCATTCTACATGGTCCACACCACTCAGCCCAAAAGTCAACCAATACAGGCTTGTCTGACTTCAAAACAATCTCCTCGAAATTAGTATCATCTACTTTAATAGTCATGGTTTTTTATTTTTAAGTGTTTTGTATTTTATATAAACTTTTGCAATTTAGTTAATTTTGAATTCAATTTCAGAATTATTTTTGAAATATTCTATCAAATCAGTAGAAAGTTTCACTTTACAAGTTCTTGAAAACATTTTGACCCTCACGTTTCTTTCATCAAAAATAACAAAGTTCAACTTTAAGTTACCCTGATTTTCTTCCATACAATTAGCCATCTCTGTAACCAGTTCGTTAGTAAGACTCCCCAATGGAACTTCAACAGTAAGTTCTTTTACTCTCTGCTCTAAAACGTCGGTAAGTAAGCTAATATTTTTGACCTTAAATTCTAATTCTGTCGAATCCCTGGGCCAGGTTCGTTGTTGAACGCGACCATTTATAAATACGGAAAGTCCTTCAACAAAATAGTTGTTGAACTCAACAAAATCCTTTCCAAAGAAAGGGAGTTCGTATGAATCCGTAAAATCTTCAATATTAACAATTGCAAAAGGGTTACCTGTTCGGGTTATACCTCTTCGGACAGCGGTTACCATTCCTGCAATATTAATTTCTTTGTCCTTAAACTGAAGCATATCAACAGATAACTCAGATAAGGATGCATTACAAAATGAATCAATCTCCAGTCGGTAATCATCTAATGGATGCGCTGAAAGGTAAATTCCAATCAAAGCTTTTTCCTTATTCAGGCGCTCAAGCTTACTCCACTCTCCCGAGTTTGGTACCTTAGGTGGCGTTACCACATAATCTTCTACCCCACCAAAAAGGGTTTGTTGAGCCATAGCTTTCTCTGCCTGCAACTTATTACCGTATTTGGATAAGAGCTCAATGAAAGTTGTATCAAATTCGTCGGTTGCAAAGTATTGGCTACGATTAAATTCGAAACTATCGAAACCGCCCGACATGGCAAGATTTTCAAGCGTACGTTTATTGACTGTTCGCAAATTCACACGTTCGACAAAGTCAAAAACATCCTTGAAGTCTCCATTCTCTCTTTCTTTGATAATATCTTCAACAGCGGCTTCTCCAACACCTTTAACAGCGGCCATTCCAAAACGAACAGCGCCTTCCTTATTTACCGTAAACCGAAGGTAAGATTCATTGACATCAGGACCTAATACCGGCAAACGCATACGCTTGCACTCATCCATGAAAATGGTCACTTTTTCAATATCAGAAAGGTTACGGCTAAGTACTGCTGCCATAAATTCTGCCGGATGATGTGCTTTTAAATAACCCGTTTGATAGGCAATATAAGCGTAACAAACAGAGTGAGATTTATTAAAAGCATACTGTGCAAATGCCTCCCAGTCAGCCCAAATTTTATCAATCAGTTTGTCTGCTTTTGCATTATCACCATTTACACCCTCCATAAATTTCGGGTTATCGTGACAACCTTCGATAAATTGAACCTTAAGTTTATCCATTTCGGCGATCTTCTTCTTTCCCATTGCCTTACGCAAGGAGTCAGACATACCACGCGTGAATCCCCCCAGTGCTCTCGACTGGAGCATCACTTGCTCCTGATAAACCGTAATACCATAAGTATCGTTCAGATATTTTTCCATGATTGGATGATCATAGACAATTTCCTCCTTACCATGCTTACGATTTACAAAATTCGGAATGTATTGCATCGGTCCCGGACGATAAAGAGCATTCATTGCCACAAGGTCTTCAAAACGGTTAGGTTTTAACCCCTTTAAGTGCTTTTTCATTCCCGGTGACTCAAACTGGAAAATACCCGTTGTTTCACCTTTACTAAACAGTTGAAAAGTCTCCTCATTCTCCAGATCGACATTGTTAATATCAACATCAATACCTCTTGACAATTTTACATTCGCTAGTACTTCTTTTATAATGGATAAGGTTTTTAGACCAAGAAAATCCATTTTTAACAGACCGATATCCTCAACGTAACGACCATCGTACTGCGTTGTTAATAATTCCTCTCCTTTGGTTGGCATCACTGGCAAATGCTCTACCAAAGGATTTTTACCAATCAAAACACCACAAGCATGCACTCCTGTTTGTCTTACCGATCCTTCAAGAGATTCGGCAAATTTAATGGTTTGTGCTATGAGCGGATTAGAAGAATTCTTTTCTTCGAGCAGAGCAGGCTCTTCTTCATATGCTTTTTTAAAACTCATCTTTGGTGCTTCAGGCACCAATTTGGTAAGGCGAATAGCTTCAGACAAATCCAAACGCAATACACGTGCAACATCCTTAATGGAACTTTTGGTAGCCATGGTTCCAAAGGTGCAAATATGAGCTACTTTATCTTGTCCATATTTCTCAGTTACATAATCCAATACATCCTGTCGACCATCATCATCAAAATCAATATCCACATCGGGCATTGAAACACGATCAGGATTTAGGAAACGCTCAAACAGTAAGTCATATTTAATCGGATCTACATCAGTAATTGAAATACTATAAGCTACAACTGAACCTGCAGCTGAACCTCGACCAGGACCAACAATAACTCCGTTGTCCTTAGCCCAATTAATAAAATCCTGTGTAATCAAGAAATAACCAGGAAAACCCATGGTCTTAATTGTATCCAACTCGAAATTAAGACGTTCAACAACATGATCCTCTAAAACTTCACCGTAACGAACCTTAGCGCCTTCAAATGCAAGATATTCAAGATAATCAGCCTCTAATTTAATTGGCAACACTTTATCGTAACCACCTAACTTTTCATAACGTTCATCTTTAAACTCCTCTATAAGTGCAGCTTCGTTGAATTTCTCTTTATAAATTTCTAAAGTTCCAAATTCTTCTGGTATATCAAAAGGAGGCATAATAGGATTGGCATTGAGTTCAAAAGCCTCAACTTTTTCAGCGATCTCCAAGGTGTTCGCAAGTGCATCAGGTACATCAGCGAAGAGTTCATTCATCTCTTCTGTAGTCTTAAACCACTCTTGCTTGGTGTAACGCATTCGTGTTGGATCGTCGTAATCACGGCCTGTATTTAAGCATACCAAAACATCGTGCGCTTCTGCATCTTCAGGGTTCACAAAATGTGAATCATTAGTCGCAATTACTTTAACACCAAGTTCAGCACCTAATCCACGAATTACCTTATTCACTCTCACCTGTTTTTCCCAAACATCGCCCTTCAAACGAGGATCGTTATTTGGATGACGCATAATCTCCAAATAATAATCTTCTCCAAATACATCTTTAAACCATAGAATCGTTTCTTTGGCCTTATTAATATTCCCATTCATGATGTGTTGCGACACTTCACCACCAAGGCAAGCACTACTTACAATAAGTCCTTCATTATATTCTTCGAGTAAATCCTTGTCAATACGAGGTTTGTAATACATACCATCTGTATGGGCAATAGATGTTAACCTCAAGAGATTTTGATACCCTTTGTAATTTTTAGCTAGCAAAATAATGTGATGACCTGATCCATCCCCTTTATTTTCTTTAATTAAATGTCCTCGTCTTGCTACATAGGCTTCAACACCGATAATCGGTTTGATACCTGCTTTGCCGCAAGCAACATGAAACTCTTTTACGCCGAACATGCTACCATGATCGGTAATAGCTACAGCTGCCATACCATCTTCTTTTGCTTTTGCTGCAACTTGAGCAGTTTTAGCAGCTCCATCGAGAATAGAATATTGCGTATGAACATGCAAATGAACAAAAGGTTGCGGTGTAATATTTTTTGCAGCCTCTTTCCTTTTTCGTTCTTCCTTTTCAATAGAAATATCGTCAAAAGCGGTGTTGACCTTAAAAGACTCATACTTAATACCCACCAATTCAATTGGCTTTGGATTATTAAGTTTAAACGCCTGAATCTGCTCCATTGAAAACCTCAACAACTCAGCACTTAAACCATCCACCCTAATCAACTCCAAGAAACAACGAGAAGTTGCTTCCACATCTGCGGCAGCATTATGAGCTTCTGCAAAAGGAACACCAAAAAGCTTCATGTGAAGCTCGGTAAGCGTAGGGTTTTTAAGTTGGCCTTTGCGTTTAAGATCACAATACTCCTTACTGCCTGTCATGGTATCAAGAGAAGATGCATTTACAAGCTCCTGCTCCTCCATTTCACAGCGCAATAATTCACAACCTGCTATATTAATATCGAATGACACATTATGTCCGATGATAAAGTTTGATTTCTTTACATCCTCCATAAAATCAAGTAGAGCATCTTTAAGGGGAATCCCTTTTTCCTGAGCTATTTCTGTTGTTATGCCATGCACCGCTACCACATCTTCAGGAATGGTATATCCATCGGGTGTAATAACATGGTTTTTTGCAAACAGGAAATTACCCTCGATATCGTGACATTGCCATGCGAGTTGTACCATGCGTGGCCAGTTCTCAAAATCACTTAATGGTGCTTTCCATTTCTTGGGTAAGCCTGTGGTTTCAGTGTCAAATATTAAAAACATCTCAGTATCAGAATTATATATTTATCCCTTATTATTCGTAGGCGGATTGCGAAGATAAGGAATAAAAAAGGGATTCAAGTAAGGCGAAATAGTAAATATCACGAACGCACTTCTCTAAGTTATCAACAAGTGAGTTATGCATGTAAAGACTAGTAAAACAACAGCTCTACCTACATGATTTTCAGTCAATAAAATTATTGCATCTAAGCTATTTTTATTCAGAAAATAAGTTGTATCTTTGTCGCGCTTATAAATCGTGGTATGTATACCACAACTTAATAAAAAAAAAAAGCTATGGCAACAAAGATTAGATTAGCCCGACATGGTCGCAAAGGTAGACCATTTTACCACATTGTGGTAGCAGATAGCAGAGCGCCACGTGATGGTAAGTACATTGAGCGTATTGGATCTTACAATCCTAATACAAACCCAGCTACTATTAACTTGGACTTTGATAAAGCATTGACTTGGTTAAATACAGGAGCACAACCAACTGACACTGCAAGAGCAATTTTATCTTACGAAGGTGTAATGATGAAGAAGCACTTACAAGGTGGTGTTAAAAAAGGAGCTTTCGACGAGGCTGCTGCAGAAGTAAAATTCGAAGCTTGGAAGAAAGAGAAAGAAGCTAAAATCAACGCTAAGAAAGAAGGTCTTTCTACTGCTGCGTCTGATTCAGCTAAAGCTCGTTTAGAAGCAGAAACTAAGGTTTCTACTGATAGAGCAGAAGCTATTGCAAAGAAAGCTGCAGATGCTGAAGAAGCTGCTAAAGCTGAAGCTGCTGCTAAAGAAGCTCCTGCTGCTGAAGGTTCAGAAGAAACTGAAGCTTAATAGTTATTGTATGCTTAGAATAGAAGATTGCTATCTTGCCGGAACATTTACTAAAACTCACGGAGTAAAAGGTGAACTTGTAGCAAAAAAATCTAGCGATCTTCTCGAAAAATATAAATTGGAATCAGTCCTTGTCGATATCGACGGAGGACTGGTTCCTTTTTTCATTCCTAAAAAAGGAATTACACCTCGCAACCACTCAAGTGTGAGGATTCAATTGGAAGATTTGGATTCAGAAGCCAAAGCACAGCGTTTCATTGGCTGTGACATCTACATTCTGATGAAAGATGTTCCTGATTTTATTGAGGAAGAAGAAGACATTGACCCTAACGTACTTATTGGATTCGTTTATATTGATGAAGAAAGAGGCGAAATAGGAACGATTGAAGACATTCAGGATTATTCAGGCAATATTGTATTGGTTCTTGAACTGAATGGGCAAGAAGTCTTAATTCCATTTGCTGATGAGAACTTCATTGAAATAAATGAGGAAGAAAAATCTATCATCATGGAAACTCCGGATGGCTTGCTTGACATGTACCTTTAATCAAGTAGTAAAAAACAAATTCTTTAACTGATTTTATTTTTAAGTAACTGTTTATTATACAACTGTACTTAATCTATCCAATGACTTTGTCTTCGAACTCGCGGATTCTAATTTTTAAAGTTTCTGGCACTAGAATACTTTTTCCTAACTTTGAACTAAAAGCAACCATAACCTGTGATGTTTTGGTTTTTATTTCCCCAGAAATTGAATCGACAATGTCTTGATGCAAAGACACACTTTTATTTCCTATTTTATAAATTTTTGTGTGTACTTCAATTTTATCATCAAGCATGATTGGTGATAAATAATCTATTTCTAAATGCGCTACAATTAAAGCTGCATCCTTCCAATCGATTACTTCCCCATATACCTTTTGGAAATACTCCATTCGCGCCAAGTCCAAATAGCTCAACTGCACACCATTATTGGCATGTCCCATTAAATCGATATCGCCGAAACGGATTTGTATTTTCTTTGTATGCTTGAATTCCATCGTGTAAAATTTTATGCGAATGTATAGACAAATTACGAAAGGAATAAATCTAAACCTGACATTTATATTTTTTTAAGCAATCATTGATATTTTAATCCGGTTTATAATCTCTAAAATCATTTTCTGTGCAACTTTTCACCTACTTGTTCGTCATTATAAGAGTACTACATTTTTCACTTAAATCGAACACAAATGAAAACAAGAAAAGTTGTATCCATATTTGCCCTTTTCGCTTTTATTTTAAGCGGAAGCATGGTTTTTGCTCAAAGCAAAGAAAACAGAGAAGTTCGCGATTTTGAATCAATCAGTTTATCGATTCATGCCAAAGTATATCTAACGCAGGACAATTCTACATCAGTCAAAATCAAGGGAGATTCTGATGATTTAAAAGAAATCATCACAGAAGTGGAAAATGGCAGTTTAAAAATCAAACGCAAAAAGAACAGAAATTGGGGTTGGAACAACTCTTTTAAAAATGTGGAAATTTACATCACCACTCCTGACGTGAGAAACCTAAGAATTTCTGGTTCTGGAAATATAATTGCAAAAAGTTCGATTAAAACTAATAATGCTACTTATGCCATAAGTGGTAGTGGGAACATTATTGTTGATGACCTAAGCGCTGAAACTCTTGAATGCCATATTTCTGGTTCAGGTGATATGAATCTAAAGGGAGAAGTTACAGATGATTTTGAGATTCACATTAGCGGATCGGGTGATGTTGATGCAGCCTATCTAAAAGCTGAAGACGTAAGTGTTAGAGTTTCCGGATCTGGTGATTGCAAGGTATATGCAACTAAAAATTTAAATGCAAGAGTTGCTGGTAGTGGCGATATTTACTATCGCGGAAAGCCTCAATCTATCGATTCAAAATCGGCAGGATCTGGCAAGATTAGATCAATTGGAAAATAAATGAAATAAAAAAGGACGTTGTTATCAACGTCCTTTCTCATTATTATCTATAATTTTTTACGATCGAAGAATATCAATTTCTCCTCCTAAGCCCAATTTAATAATACTTGAAGCTTTATTTTCAGATAAATCATCTTGTCTGTACTCTACAATATAATCTACGGCTTCTTTTATTTCCTCATCAATTTCATCAAAATTTGCAGGTGATGGCTCACCACTAATATTTGCAGAAGTAGAAACGATAGGCTTTCTAAAACGCTGAATCAACTGTTGAGTGAAATTTTCATCCGTAATTCGAATACCAATACTACCGTCAGAATTAATCAGATTATTAGCCAAATTTTTGGCTCCAGAATAAATTATAGTTGTTGGCTTATTCGTCACTTCAAGTAGATCTAAAGCAATCTCAGGAACATCATCAACATATGAGCTAATACGGTTTGGATTCTCCATAAGAACTAACATAGATTTAGAATCTTCACGTTGTTTTATCTCATAAACACGTTTTACAGCTTCTGCATTTGTAGCATCACAGCCAATTCCCCAAATAGTATCTGTAGGATAAAGGATAATACCACCACTTTTAAGAACCTCTAAAGCCTTTTTTATATCGTTGTGCATATTATTTAGAAAAAAATAAATAAGTGAATAAGTACTTTAAGAATGGACTCATTCACTTTTTTACTGTTTAAACGGCTACGTCGTACTCGCGCAAGGCGTCGTTCAATGATGTTTTAAGGTCGGTAGACGCTTTTCGCTTACCAATAATTAATGCACAAGGCACTTGATATTCACCCGCAGGGAATTTTTTAGTTCTGGTACCTGGAATCACAACCGAACGTGCAGGAACAAACCCATCGTACTCCACTGGCTCATCACCTGTAACATCAATAATTTTAGTCGACTTGGTTAAAACAACATTTGCTCCAAGAACAACTTCTTTCTCA contains:
- a CDS encoding acyl-CoA thioesterase, whose protein sequence is MEFKHTKKIQIRFGDIDLMGHANNGVQLSYLDLARMEYFQKVYGEVIDWKDAALIVAHLEIDYLSPIMLDDKIEVHTKIYKIGNKSVSLHQDIVDSISGEIKTKTSQVMVAFSSKLGKSILVPETLKIRIREFEDKVIG
- a CDS encoding head GIN domain-containing protein; the encoded protein is MKTRKVVSIFALFAFILSGSMVFAQSKENREVRDFESISLSIHAKVYLTQDNSTSVKIKGDSDDLKEIITEVENGSLKIKRKKNRNWGWNNSFKNVEIYITTPDVRNLRISGSGNIIAKSSIKTNNATYAISGSGNIIVDDLSAETLECHISGSGDMNLKGEVTDDFEIHISGSGDVDAAYLKAEDVSVRVSGSGDCKVYATKNLNARVAGSGDIYYRGKPQSIDSKSAGSGKIRSIGK
- the dnaE gene encoding DNA polymerase III subunit alpha, whose product is MFLIFDTETTGLPKKWKAPLSDFENWPRMVQLAWQCHDIEGNFLFAKNHVITPDGYTIPEDVVAVHGITTEIAQEKGIPLKDALLDFMEDVKKSNFIIGHNVSFDINIAGCELLRCEMEEQELVNASSLDTMTGSKEYCDLKRKGQLKNPTLTELHMKLFGVPFAEAHNAAADVEATSRCFLELIRVDGLSAELLRFSMEQIQAFKLNNPKPIELVGIKYESFKVNTAFDDISIEKEERKRKEAAKNITPQPFVHLHVHTQYSILDGAAKTAQVAAKAKEDGMAAVAITDHGSMFGVKEFHVACGKAGIKPIIGVEAYVARRGHLIKENKGDGSGHHIILLAKNYKGYQNLLRLTSIAHTDGMYYKPRIDKDLLEEYNEGLIVSSACLGGEVSQHIMNGNINKAKETILWFKDVFGEDYYLEIMRHPNNDPRLKGDVWEKQVRVNKVIRGLGAELGVKVIATNDSHFVNPEDAEAHDVLVCLNTGRDYDDPTRMRYTKQEWFKTTEEMNELFADVPDALANTLEIAEKVEAFELNANPIMPPFDIPEEFGTLEIYKEKFNEAALIEEFKDERYEKLGGYDKVLPIKLEADYLEYLAFEGAKVRYGEVLEDHVVERLNFELDTIKTMGFPGYFLITQDFINWAKDNGVIVGPGRGSAAGSVVAYSISITDVDPIKYDLLFERFLNPDRVSMPDVDIDFDDDGRQDVLDYVTEKYGQDKVAHICTFGTMATKSSIKDVARVLRLDLSEAIRLTKLVPEAPKMSFKKAYEEEPALLEEKNSSNPLIAQTIKFAESLEGSVRQTGVHACGVLIGKNPLVEHLPVMPTKGEELLTTQYDGRYVEDIGLLKMDFLGLKTLSIIKEVLANVKLSRGIDVDINNVDLENEETFQLFSKGETTGIFQFESPGMKKHLKGLKPNRFEDLVAMNALYRPGPMQYIPNFVNRKHGKEEIVYDHPIMEKYLNDTYGITVYQEQVMLQSRALGGFTRGMSDSLRKAMGKKKIAEMDKLKVQFIEGCHDNPKFMEGVNGDNAKADKLIDKIWADWEAFAQYAFNKSHSVCYAYIAYQTGYLKAHHPAEFMAAVLSRNLSDIEKVTIFMDECKRMRLPVLGPDVNESYLRFTVNKEGAVRFGMAAVKGVGEAAVEDIIKERENGDFKDVFDFVERVNLRTVNKRTLENLAMSGGFDSFEFNRSQYFATDEFDTTFIELLSKYGNKLQAEKAMAQQTLFGGVEDYVVTPPKVPNSGEWSKLERLNKEKALIGIYLSAHPLDDYRLEIDSFCNASLSELSVDMLQFKDKEINIAGMVTAVRRGITRTGNPFAIVNIEDFTDSYELPFFGKDFVEFNNYFVEGLSVFINGRVQQRTWPRDSTELEFKVKNISLLTDVLEQRVKELTVEVPLGSLTNELVTEMANCMEENQGNLKLNFVIFDERNVRVKMFSRTCKVKLSTDLIEYFKNNSEIEFKIN
- a CDS encoding L-threonylcarbamoyladenylate synthase — protein: MHNDIKKALEVLKSGGIILYPTDTIWGIGCDATNAEAVKRVYEIKQREDSKSMLVLMENPNRISSYVDDVPEIALDLLEVTNKPTTIIYSGAKNLANNLINSDGSIGIRITDENFTQQLIQRFRKPIVSTSANISGEPSPANFDEIDEEIKEAVDYIVEYRQDDLSENKASSIIKLGLGGEIDILRS
- the trxA gene encoding thioredoxin; amino-acid sequence: MTIKVDDTNFEEIVLKSDKPVLVDFWAEWCGPCRMVGPIVDELADDFDGKFVVTKVDVDASPATAAKFGIRNIPTIIFLKGGEVVDKQVGAVPKSSLAEKIDALL
- a CDS encoding 30S ribosomal protein S16 — encoded protein: MATKIRLARHGRKGRPFYHIVVADSRAPRDGKYIERIGSYNPNTNPATINLDFDKALTWLNTGAQPTDTARAILSYEGVMMKKHLQGGVKKGAFDEAAAEVKFEAWKKEKEAKINAKKEGLSTAASDSAKARLEAETKVSTDRAEAIAKKAADAEEAAKAEAAAKEAPAAEGSEETEA
- the rimM gene encoding ribosome maturation factor RimM (Essential for efficient processing of 16S rRNA); protein product: MLRIEDCYLAGTFTKTHGVKGELVAKKSSDLLEKYKLESVLVDIDGGLVPFFIPKKGITPRNHSSVRIQLEDLDSEAKAQRFIGCDIYILMKDVPDFIEEEEDIDPNVLIGFVYIDEERGEIGTIEDIQDYSGNIVLVLELNGQEVLIPFADENFIEINEEEKSIIMETPDGLLDMYL
- a CDS encoding DUF58 domain-containing protein, producing the protein MKQLSDLIEFEAFDNLELMAKQIVEGFLLGLHRSPYHGFSVEFAEHRLYNKGESTKHVDWKLYARSDKLFVKQYEEETNLRAHMVIDTSSSMLFPYQDKKLSKMAFSVLCSAAMIHLLRNQRDAVGLSTFSDEIELLTPAKLSTSHAQLMYATLNKVYHQEEIGKNRQTKISDTLHQLAEGLHKRSLVIIFSDFIGEESPKEILESLQHLRFNKHEVLLFSIRDKQFENEFDFANRPSQFIDLETGESIKLNPSEIRDLYRKKQEEFFTELELLCGQFSIDYAEADIREDFSRVLQAYLLKRKKMM